Proteins encoded together in one Brassica napus cultivar Da-Ae unplaced genomic scaffold, Da-Ae ScsIHWf_1153;HRSCAF=1639, whole genome shotgun sequence window:
- the LOC125596217 gene encoding transcription factor MYB88-like: MEETTKKKNKIVINEDDDSKKKERHFVTWSQQEDDILRQQITLNGTQNWAIIASKFTDKSTRQCRRRWYTYLNSDFKRGGWTPEEDTLLCEAQRLFGNRWTEIAKVVSGRTDNAVKNRFTTLCKKRAKYEAMAKENSIACSVNSNNKRVLFPDGVTAPCKVESESPIAKKTRRSHIPDLKEITNYGDRSHIKVHSSVNQQVRPPFSVLPHNATSVGSTEEQNQTDNVKENDGNQEVFLKKDDPKVTNLMQQAELLSSLAHKVNSDNTEQSMENAWKVLQDFLNKSKENDIFRYGLPEMDFQLEEEFKDLVEDLRSSNEASQVSYRQPDLHDSPASSENSSGSTVMPHPSGDKTQQQPMSSDTQTISQKQSVVEVLQNQGIVSDATVEQEGLLSTCHDDILKDCNEIVPISGEEEFNSPVQVTPLFRSLAAGIPSPQFSESERSFLLKTLGVESPYPCPSANPSQPPPCKRVLLDSL, encoded by the exons atgGAAGAgacaacgaagaagaagaataagatcGTTATTAACGAAGATGATGATTCCAAAAAGAAGGAGCGTCATTTTGTTACCTGGTCTCAACAG GAGGATGATATTCTCAGACAGCAAATCACTTTAAATGGAACTCAAAA TTGGGCGATCATTGCATCTAAGTTTACTGATAAGAGCACAAGGCAGTGTAGAAGAAG ATGGTATACATACTTAAACTCTGATTTCAAGAGAGGTGGTTGGACTCCTGAAGAAGATACTCTTTTGTGTGAG GCACAGAGACTGTTTGGGAACAGATGGACTGAGATTGCAAAAGTGGTCTCAGGCAG AACTGATAATGCAGTGAAGAACAGGTTCACAACACTGTGCAAGAAGAGAGCTAAGTATGAAGCCATGGCTAAAGAGAATAGTATTGCTTGTTCTGTGAACTCAAACAACAAGAGAGTCCTGTTCCCAGATGGTGTTACTGCACCCTGCAAAGTCGAAAGTGAATCTCCTATTGCTAAGAAAACCAG GAGAAGTCACATTCCAGACCTTAAAGAGATCACTAACTATGGGGATAGATCACATATAAAGGTTCATTCAAGTGTGAATCAGCAAGTAAGACCTCCATTTTCGGTACTACCCCACAATGCCACAAGTGTTGGTAGCACGGAGGAGCAGAATCAAACAGACAATGTGAAAGAAAATGACG GTAACCAAGAAGTGTTTCTTAAGAAGGATGATCCAAAGGTAACAAACTTGATGCAACAAGCTGAGCTTCTCAGTTCATTGGCGCATAAAGTAAACTCAGACAACACTGAACAAAGCATGGAGAATGCATGGAAG GTCCTGCAGGATTTCTTGAATAAAAGCAAAGAGAATGATATATTCCGTTATGGACTTCCGGAGATGGATTTCCAGCTTGAGGAGGAGTTCAAGGATCTTGTTGAAGATTTGAGGAGTAGTAATGAAGCTAGTCAAGTATCTTATAGGCAACCTGATCTCCATGATTCACCAGCAAGCTCTGAGAATAGCTCAGGATCAACTGTAATGCCGCACCCTTCTGGTGATAAGACCCAACAGCAACCAATGTCTTCTGATACTCAGACAATATCTCAGAAGCAAAGTGTCGTGGAGGTACTACAGAATCAAGGGATTGTGTCTGATGCAACTGTGGAACAAGAGGGTTTACTCTCAACTTGTCATGATGATATCCTAAAGGACTGTAATGAGATTGTGCCCATATCTGGTGAAGAAGAGTTTAACTCGCCCGTTCAAGTCACTCCACTGTTCAGATCTCTAGCAGCAGGCATCCCAAGCCCTCAATTCTCTGAAAGT GAGAGGAGCTTTCTGCTAAAAACACTCGGTGTGGAGTCCCCATATCCATGTCCGAGTGCTAATCCTTCACAACCACCTCCTTGCAAAAGAGTCCTTCTTGATAGTTTGTAA